The genomic interval TTTTCAACAGGATCCTCCATTCCCAGAGCTGTAAAATCGATACCCGCAAATACATCGTCGAGGCCTTCAAGGCTTTCGGCGCTAAAACTGTTATCCAAGGTAGTCTGGTAGAACTCCACTGGATCCCTGATCTCATAGGTGACATGCTGCTGCTTGGGGTATTTGGCGATGCACTGTTTATGGGTGATCTCGCGGATCTTTTCCAAGTCGGCTATCGTCTTTTCCCGGTTGTTGCTTCTTATGAGATCATCGATGTGGGCCTCGGAATAGACAATATTCAGGTATTCACCATATGCGTCGATTACCTTTTTCAGTTCGGTGTGGTCGTCAAGCTTTGTGATAATATTGGTATCTAGGTAAATCCTCATCAGCTGTTTAATTTTGTCTTTCAAATTTCCCTCACGGAACTAAAGACCGATATCGAAGGTGCTGAACACCTTGGACTCCTTCAAAACCTTAAACCTGGCGCTACCCGCCTCGCTTAGCTCAAGGAAATCGAAGGCTCCCTTTACGGCTTCTTCGGTAAATGAAGCCGTAAAGGATTTATAGTCTTTGTTGGACATCAAACGCTTTGCCTTGCCCAGCAGATCGTCCAATTCTACCTCAGTTCCGATCATATCTTTTCGTACAGATCGCTTGATCACATTGGTGAAATCCTCATAGTTATCCAAGGGAATATCTAGTTTGCTCTTCAGCAGTTTATCACTAATGAACAAATTGCTCAACAGGTGGTTGACAATGCTCAAAAGGATCACCAGTTGATCTGCCTTCGGCGTCTGGATTTCGTGAAGTGCACTATTTCCTAGAAACCTGATCGAATGCAGCCTACGGGATTCTGCCTTGGTAAGGTAGCCATTGCTGTGCAACAGGTCTATACGTTCTGCAAGATTGGTATGTTTGATCTTCAGGTGGTTGCACGTGGCCTCGATCAAAGCACGAAAGCCCGCGGCCGTTAGCAGCAAGGAACCGACTTTGAGTGCGTTGATGGTCTCTTTATAGATGCTCTTGATGTTTTCAGGAACTTGGTGTATGCCGCTGAGCTCCTCGCCCTGATATAAATAAGGTGGATAGACCTCCGCATCCTCATAGTACTCCATGCCTCCATCGGGATCTTCTCTCATCATGAAGTTATCCCCGTACATCTTAAGGAAGGAAATATTCTCACAACCCGCGCATTCGATAACTCGGAAACGGTTAATCCATTGGAAGTTATATTCATCCTCTGAGCCTTTTGTTTTTTTCTCAAAGAGGACAATGTGCTTCCGTTCGCCTCTACATGCCTGGCAGAAATATTTTTCGTAGGTCTGATCCATCGCGAAAAT from Pedobacter sp. WC2423 carries:
- a CDS encoding DUF4145 domain-containing protein; its protein translation is MDQTYEKYFCQACRGERKHIVLFEKKTKGSEDEYNFQWINRFRVIECAGCENISFLKMYGDNFMMREDPDGGMEYYEDAEVYPPYLYQGEELSGIHQVPENIKSIYKETINALKVGSLLLTAAGFRALIEATCNHLKIKHTNLAERIDLLHSNGYLTKAESRRLHSIRFLGNSALHEIQTPKADQLVILLSIVNHLLSNLFISDKLLKSKLDIPLDNYEDFTNVIKRSVRKDMIGTEVELDDLLGKAKRLMSNKDYKSFTASFTEEAVKGAFDFLELSEAGSARFKVLKESKVFSTFDIGL